A single region of the Vicia villosa cultivar HV-30 ecotype Madison, WI linkage group LG4, Vvil1.0, whole genome shotgun sequence genome encodes:
- the LOC131597850 gene encoding uncharacterized protein LOC131597850, translated as MGKKKRASKKALPPSKPSENPSKSKQGKKTKKDAEKHEEDGTSVHDDQSNDMFKAVTQFGGEFVLLNNGDTIYRGGLSSLVSELRLEEFTMDSIHRLVMGWGYREGTYRIWTLIREISEDYFQIRKDEDCYDFAAYSCANLIDGELFIEHDVDDLGASVTSPRCVNEVVEMEGSDEDVVEGLGDSEDERATAILDGFEGIDIGLPMKETPKGLEFISEPKEKKCEEDEYISDELESSDPDLSDSEKGKVQKFEKFRKDHLNKDFKFQRGMQFNSLDEFRYAIREWSVLNGREITFTKNESDRLRVVCRANCGFLMLCSKVDHKRTFAIKTIVDKHTCARVLDNTSANSRWVAKAVLNKMQSSQNVRITDIIQDLRQNYSAGITMARAWKAKLIAKKMLEGDADRQYAILRCYAAELHRASTGNTLSITVERPNPTIPTRFGSFYFCFEGCKKGFINGCRPFVGVDGCHLKTKYGGQLLIAVGRDPNDQYFPLAFGVVETETKESWKWFLELLMNDVGHSNKYVFISDQQKGLIVVFEEMFERIEHRLCLRHLYANFKKKLEEVP; from the exons ATGGGGAAGAAGAAGCGTGCTTCCAAGAAGGCGCTGCCACCGTCAAAGCCATCGGAAAACCCGTCAAAGTCCAAGCAAGGGAAGAAAACAAAAAAGGATGCAGAGAAGCACGAAGAAGATGGAACATCCGTTCATGATGATCAG TCAAATGATATGTTCAAAGCTGTAACCCAATTTGGTGGTGAGTTTGTGCTTCTGAACAACGGTGATACGATTTACAGAGGGGGTCTGTCGTCGTTAGTTTCGGAACTCCGTTTAGAAGAGTTTACAATGGATAGTATACATAGGTTGGTGATGGGTTGGGGTTACCGGGAAGGGACATATAGAATCTGGACTCTAATTCGTGAAATATCTGAAGATTATTTTCAGATTAGAAAGGATGAGGATTGTTATGACTTTGCTGCATATAGTTGTGCTAATCTAATAGATGGGGAACTTTTCATAGAGCATGATGTTGATGATTTGGGAGCATCAGTTACTTCTCCTAGGTGTGTCAATGAGGTTGTTGAGATGGAAGGAAGTGATGAAGAtgttgttgaaggtttaggtgACAGTGAAGATGAGAGGGCCactgcaattcttgatggttttgaAGGGATTGATATAGGTTTACCAATGAAGGAGACCCCAAAAGGTCTTGAGTTTATTAGTGAGCCTAAAGAGAAAAAGTGTGAGGAAGATGAGTATATTAGTGATGAGTTGGAAAGTTCTGATCCAGATTTATCAGATAGTGAGAAGGGTAAAGTCCAAAAATTTGAAAAGTTTAGAAAGGACCATTTAAATAAGGATTTTAAATTTCAGCGGGGTATGCAATTCAACTCCCTAGATGAATTTAGATATGCCATACGTGAATGGTCAGTATTAAATGGGAGAGAAATAACTTTTACCAAAAATGAAAGTGATAGGTTAAGGGTAGTGTGCAGGGCCAATTGTGGGTTTTTAATGCTTTGCTCCAAAGTGGACCATAAGAGGACTTTTGCTATAAAAACCATAGTAGACAAACACACATGTGCTAGGGTATTAGACAACACATCTGCAAATTCAAGGTGGGTGGCTAAGGCGGTTTTGAATAAGATGCAAAGCTCACAAAATGTTAGAATCACTGATATTATACAAGATCTGAGGCAAAATTACTCAGCTGGAATTACTATGGCTAGGGCGTGGAAAGCAAAACTCATAGCCAAGAAGATGTTGGAGGGAGATGCTGATAGGCAGTATGCAATATTGAGGTGTTATGCTGCAGAATTGCATAGAGCCAGCACTGGAAACACTCTATCAATCACTGTTGAAAGGCCAAATCCAACCATCCcaacaagatttggttcttttTATTTCTGCTTTGAAGGATGTAAAAAGGGGTTTATAAATGGTTGTAGGCCTTTTGTTGGTGTGGATGGCTGCCACTTGAAAACCAAGTATGGTGGTCAGTTGCTAATTGCTGTAGGGAGGGACCCTAATGATCAGTATTTTCCACTTGCTTTTGGGGTGGTTGAGACTGAAACAAAAGAAAGCTGGAAATGGTTTTTGGAACTGTTGATGAATGATGTGGGCCATAGTAACAAATATGTCTTTATAtcagaccaacaaaag GGTCTCATTGTAGTGTTTGAAGAGATGTTTGAAAGGATTGAGCACAGACTTTGCTTAAGGCATTTATAtgctaatttcaaaaaaaaattggagGAGGTGCCCTAA
- the LOC131597851 gene encoding uncharacterized protein LOC131597851, with protein MEAAKSTYYQGWLQKMNELKLVDPNAWTWLMGVPPKAWCNHAFIHQAILSVRDKPILTMCEWIRKYLMNRCSASSIKLKKWPHKVMPIPRKRLGKEVMLSGHWLPTWAMDETFEELVGIPCRHDIAALGFRQQNPEDFVDHCYHRDKYAICYSFAISPINGEEIWPEVQSDPVMPPMYKRGPGRPKKLRIREYGEDGARRRRLPGVSYRCTKCDKFGHNAQTCKSTTQDPNALKRKRKVKVEVQSGTTQEITQTEVQTQGLGEGQAEGQLIGQAEEQADGQAEGQGDGQGEGQGEGQTNMHKTLQRMDQHKKGKKHIKMRTSERQKLFWFKKPIIGPGANPDQPLSLTDEENDGDSKRGKNKLKKKF; from the exons ATGGAAGCTGCAAAATCCACATACTACCAAGGTTGGCTTCAGAAGATGAATGAGTTAAAGTTGGTAGATCCTAATGCCTGGACATGGTTAATGGGTGTTCCTCCAAAGGCCTGGTGTAATCATGCTTTCATCCATCAAGCTATTTTGAGTGTTAGAGACAAACCTATTTTGACAATGTGTGAGTGGATTAGGAAGTATTTGATGAATAGGTGTTCTGCCTCATCCATCAAGCTGAAAAAATGGCCTCATAAAGTAATGCCAATTCCTAGGAAAAGGCTTGGTAAAGAGGTCATGCTTAGTGGGCATTGGTTGCCCACTTGGGCAATGGATGAGACTTTTGAG GAGCTGGTTGGTATCCCTTGTAGACATGATATTGCTGCTCTAGGTTTCAGACAACAAAATCCAGAAGATTTTGTAGACCATTGTTACCACAGGGACAAGTATGCCATATGTTATAGTTTTGCTATAAGTCCAATAAATGGTGAAGAAATATGGCCTGAAGTACAATCTGATCCAGTAATGCCCCCTATGTACAAGAGAGGTCCTGGCAGGCCTAAAAAATTAAGGATTAGAGAGTATGGAGAAGATGGTGCAAGGAGGAGGAGATTGCCAGGTGTGTCTTATAGGTGTACTAAATGTGACAAGTTTGGTCACAAtgctcaaacttgcaaaagcacaaCTCAAGATCCCAATGCACTAAAGAGAAAG AGGAAAGTGAAAGTGGAAGTTCAATCTGGTACAACTCAGGAAATTACACAAACTGAAGTTCAAACTCAAGGGCTAGGTGAAGGGCAAGCTGAAGGGCAATTGATAGGGCAAGCTGAAGAGCAAGCTGATGGGCAAGCTGAAGGGCAAGGTGATGGGCAAGGTGAAGGGCAAGGTGAAGGGCAAACTAACATGCACAAGACCCTGCAGAGAATGGATCAACACAA AAAAGGTAAGAAGCATATCAAAATGAGGACAAGTGAAAGACAGAAATTGTTCTGGTTTAAGAAACCAATCATAGGGCCAGGTGCTAATCCAGATCAACCATTGTCTTTAactgatgaagagaatgatggtgACTCAAAGCGTGGAAAGAATAAATTAAAGAAGAAGTTTTAA